In Fusarium oxysporum Fo47 chromosome VII, complete sequence, the following proteins share a genomic window:
- a CDS encoding FAD binding domain-containing protein: MASETVDVVICGSGSAGLTTAIWLARFNINFKVLERRSGPLEIGQADGVQCRTVEIFENLGIAEDLLKESYHVMEVAFWSLDNAGELQRTHIAPDVEVGLSHQPHVILNQARINELMMDEMTRLRGDASSEVVYGCPVTSVRIVDATSGDALYKEYPVEVVALRDGKPYTYRAKYAIGCDGAHSTVRKSLGFAMVGDTSDSVWGVMDAFPITNFPDIRKKVLVNAKAGNLMIIPREGDELVRFYIELSGKSARDVTKQDLLDKIQHIFEPYQMDIAHTADQLTEDNRIFLTGDAYHTHSPKAGQGMNVSLQDDFNIRWKMAHVLIGRAPPEVLETYVLERQQTAQQLIDFDCSFTRLFSTTWREQNDVTADKLQDKFVQAGRYTAGMATLYSPSILTRPANSDAALASGLTVGMRFPSNSVVRFSDARPMQLNQALPADGRWHVLVFCSHRNLLIILINQVASALENVARMVTREEIAADSVINPALIIQTKRSSLSEAEIPRYFLPTSGKYRMTSLHRVFIDEENPYMAGCGRALSKYGIDAARGAVVIVRPDVCKSPAISTDTIYVAQISALEETVEVSKFFERCLLKY, translated from the exons ATGGCATCTGAAACCGTGGACGTTGTCATTTGTGGCAGCGGTTCAGCCGGTCTTACGACTGCAATCTGGCTGGCGCGGTTTaacatcaacttcaaagTTCTGGAGCGACGTTCCGGGCCCTTGGAGATCGGTCAAGCAGATGGGGTCCAATGCCGCACAGTCGAGATTTTCGAGAACCTAGGCATTGCCGAAGACCTTCTCAAGGAATCATATCACGTCATGGAAGTCGCTTTCTGGTCCTTGGACAATGCTGGAGAGCTGCAGAGAACGCACATCGCTCCTGATGTTGAGGTGGGTTTGAGCCACCAGCCTCATGTTATTCTCAACCAAGCTAGAATCAAcgagttgatgatggatgaaaTGACTCGACTGAGGGGCGATGCAAGCAGTGAAGTTGTGTATGGCTGTCCAGTTACCAGTGTACGCATCGTGGACGCGACTTCGGGTGATGCGCTGTATAAAGAATATCCTGTTGAAGTGGTCGCCTTACGCGACGGCAAGCCTTACACATACAGAGCTAAGTACGCTATT GGTTGCGACGGTGCCCACAGCACTGTGCGCAAATCGCTGGGGTTTGCCATGGTTGGCGACACGAGCGACTCTGTTTGGGGCGTCATGGATGCCTTCCCCATCACGAACTTTCCTGATATCCGCAAGAAGGTTCTGGTCAACGCTAAGGCTGGCAATCTCATGATTATTCCTCGAGAaggtgatgagcttgttcGTTTCTATATTGAGCTATCAGGAAAAAGCGCCCGTGATGTCACCAAGcaggatcttcttgacaagatccAGCATATATTCGAACCATATCAAATGGACATTGCCCATACT GCAGATCAACTCACTGAAGACAACCGTATCTTCTTGACGGGTGACGCGTATCATACGCACTCGCCAAAAGCCGGACAGGGCATGAACGTaagtcttcaagatgacTTTAATATCAGGTGGAAGATGGCCCATGTTCTAATCGGTCGAGCTCCACCGGAAGTACTTGAAACATACGTTCTGGAACGTCAACAAACCGCACAGCAGCTTATCGATTTCGATTGTTCTTTTACAAGGCTTTTTTCCACAACCTGGCGAGAGCAGAATGATGTCACAGCTGATAAGCTACAGGATAAATTCGTTCAGGCAGGACGATACACCGCGGGAATGGCTACGTTATATAGTCCATCCATCCTAACACGCCCCGCCAATTCTGATGCTGCCCTTGCTTCAGGCCTGACAGTCGGCATGCGATTTCCAAGCAATTCTGTTGTACGGTTCTCTGATGCACGCCCTATGCAGCTGAATCAAGCTCTCCCAGCTGACGGCCGATGGCATGTCCTGGTTTTCTGCAGTC ACAGAAACTTGCTAATCATTCTTATAAATCAGGTTGCATCAGCACTCGAAAATGTTGCTCGCATGGTCACACGGGAGGAAATTGCGGCAGATTCAGTTATCAACCCTGCTCTAATCATACAAACCAAGCGAAGCAGCCTCAGTGAGGCTGAGATTCCTAGATACTTCCTCCCCACGTCTGGAAAGTACCGAATGACGA GCCTCCACAGAGTTTTCATTGATGAGGAGAATCCTTACATGGCTGGGTGTGGACGTGCCTTATCAAAGTACGGG
- a CDS encoding cytochrome P450: MGVLINSQVPGQHTQVTLLSYSLVVLVLFSILRQVLLFWTSKIRHIPGPFWATISSFWLVSQCRKTRRSEAVMEQHDRYGKFVRIAPNHVSINDPAAVTQIYGHKTGFMKSEFYDAFVQVRPVLFNVRDGAMHTKKKKYMKSAFSARALTDFEPYMNIELLAWKRQLLRLHEEAGGHVDFVLWTNYLAFDVIGSFSFGRPFGFIEKGNDPYNLIHTIDMRGETLNALGSLTPWLRPLMKYYFLDPFWPSGLRATANLEKIGREAFLRRKQSAEDRCDLLSYLFAAADEKNEDPIDENEIIAESISFIVGGSDTTSSTMSNFIDMVSRNPAIQSQLQQELDETFPGQQADDWVPEEREVSKLRYLIAVLREVMRLRPTSATGLERVTPSGGKSVAGKFIPENTIVSVPTCGVMMNPRIFDHPTEFMPDRWLGKDSSNLVDNFFPFSTGPRACIGRNFAWMEILKVMALLFKLFDVERLNDKPTVIREGFFNKAAECEVKIRRRQ; the protein is encoded by the exons ATGGGTGTATTGATCAATTCTCAAGTTCCGGGCCAGCATACGCAGGTCACCTTGCTGAGTTATAGCCTAGTGGTACTCGTCTTATTCTCA ATCCTAAGACAAGTCCTTCTTTTTTGGACTTCCAAAATTCGGCATATCCCGGGACCATTCTGGGCCACCATCTCGTCTTTTTGGCTCGTGTCCCAATGCCGTAAAACCCGTCGTTCAGAAGCGGTCATGGAGCAGCATGACAGGTACGGCAAATTTGTCAGGATTGCTCCTAATCATGTTTCTATCAATGACCCCGCTGCTGTTACTCAGATATATGGTCACAAGACCGGCTTTATGAAGAGCGAGTTCTATGACGCCTTCGTACAAGTCAGGCCAGTTCTTTTCAATGTTCGAGATGGAGCAATGCAcaccaaaaagaagaaatacaTGAAGTCAGCTTTTTCCGCAAGAGCGCTGACTGATTTTGAGCCTTATATGAACATTGAACTGCTGGCCTGGAAGCGTCAGCTACTGAGGCTCCATGAGGAGGCAGGGGGACATGTTGATTTTGTTTTGTGGA CAAATTATCTTGCCTTTGATGTCATCGGAAGTTTTTCTTTTGGCAGGCCGTTCGGCTTCATCGAGAAGGGGAACGACCCGTATAATCTAATCCATACTATCGATATGCGCGGAGAAACCCTCAACGCCCTTGGTTCTCTGACGCCTTGGCTGAGGCCATTGATGAAATACTATTTCCTGGATCCATTCTGGCCTTCGGGTTTAAGGGCTACTGCTAACTTGGAGAAAATTGGTCGTGAAGCATTCCTCCGACGGAAGCAAAGTGCGGAGGATCGTTGCGATCTTCTCAGCTATTTGTTCGCAGCAGCAGATGAAAAGAACGAGGATCCAATTGACGAGAATGAGATCATTGCGGAGTCGATCAGTTTCATCGTTGGAGGTAGCGATACCACGAGCAGCACCATGAGCAACTTTATTGACATGGTTTCTCGTAATCCCGCAATACAGTCGCAACTTCAGCAGGAACTTGATGAAACATTTCCAGGTCAACAAGCTGATGACTGGGTTCCCGAGGAGCGTGAGGTTTCCAAACTTCGATATCTGATTGCTGTTCTGCGAGAGGTAATGCGACTCCGACCAACGAGTGCCACTGGTCTAGAGCGAGTGACTCCCTCAGGGGGGAAAAGCGTGGCGGGAAAGTTTATACCGGAAAAT ACAATCGTCAGCGTGCCAACTTGCGGCGTGATGATGAATCCACGGATATTCGATCATCCCACGGAATTCATGCCTGACAGGTGGCTTGGAAAGGACTCTAGCAATCTTGTCGACaatttctttcctttctctACCGGCCCTCGAGCCTGCATCGGAAGAAA TTTCGCATGGATGGAGATTTTGAAAGTCATGGCATTATTATTCAAGCtctttgatgttgaaagaCTGAACGATAAGCCAACTGTGATAAGGGAAGGGTTCTTCAACAAAGCTGCTGAGTGCGAAGTGAAAATACGAAGACGTCAGTGA
- a CDS encoding transcriptional regulatory protein GAL4: MSPKSTATIDSMSHPLPAPSTPGSTGDEQPAVKRRRIAVACTSCRHRKSRCDGARPSCASCADGGFPCVYEGPLPKGPVKKRVRGDLGERLRVIERTLQQLVRNQETTGDRPMQGRLLETQDILQRFILEPKNEAQAQNTEVDTVDGLAAMHSGDVDSRFFAHCAFFGGPSSNIRLLNIVSRATSVAFRTARPFDGLNQSILEESITRSQSPIATTAVSTLTSPTSTSPQMLPVESRAVYLIELYFSDTGTMFPFISEEQVLASYYACKDKQFSNIRHSLLCLFNAIFAFATYISAMPGEAITKCATEADIYYHRALAARASGTRGSNDVEQVQSLLLLGLYCQGTQRPEEACTLHGLAVQVALKLGLHSPSRLNQLQGLEREIRKRLWFGCFMMDRTLSMTLGRPPIIQDAHMNLELPLDASLDSLLHTTGQIRKYNETRQTNTSCFFIATLKLYKIMGTVVQKLYGQNLDEEIIEESGVQMQDMFLIEEDLNSWKMGLPEKLLLQPWVNSGSRERPQPPYHPVFARLSVVTQLRYLNIRILLHRPVLSHLLWKRRTRSLERNREKNFREETWNSSVMVCQDSATKIIDIIHCMADSVDLLGAWWYSVYFTFNAALIIFGCILLSLDTRHDTSSPTADLGADPKLFSELTRAIEVTERVGKDAKPARQVLAILTKIVKICLRPETKTSLGTSEGVAIGTSFNPQEPVAPASTCMIDPLESSTQWWGEENLEELGDIVGVDPGLISLMTM, from the exons ATGTCCCCCAAGAGTACGGCCACTATCGATTCCATGTCCCATCCTCTGCCTGCCCCATCAACGCCAGGGTCCACGGGAGACGAACAGCCAGCTGTTAAGCGACGCCGTATTGCAGTCGCATGCACTTCATGTCGGCACAGAAAATCAAGA TGTGATGGCGCCCGACCATCTTGTGCCTCTTGTGCCGATGGAGGCTTTCCATGTGTGTATGAGGGGCCTCTTCCAAAAGGTCCCGTAAAGAA GAGAGTGCGAGGTGATCTTGGTGAACGTCTAAGAGTCATTGAAAGGACGCTCCAGCAATTAGTGCGGAACCAGGAGACGACTGGAGACAGGCCAATGCAGGGGCGTCTCCTGGAAACACAAGATATACTTCAAAGATTTATTCTGGAACCTAAGAATGAAGCCCAAGCTCAGAATACGGAGGTGGATACCGTCGACGGCCTGGCCGCCATGCATAGCGGTGATGTGGATTCGCGATTTTTTG CTCACTGCGCATTTTTTGGAGGCCCTTCGTCAAACATAAGGCTGCTGAATATTGTATCAAGGGCTACGTCAGTTGCCTTCAGAACTGCTAGACCATTTGATGGTCTGAATCAGTCAATACTCGAAGAGTCTATCACACGTTCGCAATCACCCATTGCTACTACTGCCGTGTCAACTCTCACCAGCCCGACCTCTACCAGTCCTCAAATGCTTCCTGTCGAGTCTCGAGCCGTCTACTTGATAGAGCTCTATTTCTCAGACACTGGAACTATGTTTCCTTTCATCAGCGAGGAACAAGTCTTAGCATCGTATTATGCTTGCAAAGACAAACAATTTTCCAATATCCGTCATTCTTTGCTGTGTCTTTTTAATGCAATCTTTGCGTTTGCTACTTATATTAGTGCAATGCCAGGCGAGGCAATCACAAAATGTGCTACTGAAGCTGACATTTATTATCACCGCGCACTTGCTGCACGGGCAAGCGGGACACGAGGGTCAAATGATGTGGAACAAG TACaatctttgcttcttctgggctTGTACTGCCAAGGTACTCAGCGTCCCGAAGAAGCATGTACTCTACATGGCCTGGCAGTGCAAGTTGCACTCAAACTAGGCCTACACTCACCTTCAAGATTAAATCAATTGCAAGGTTTAGAGAGAGAGATTCGTAAACGACTGTGGTTTGGCTGCTTCATGATGGATAG AACCCTCAGTATGACATTAGGACGGCCACCTATCATTCAAGATGCACACATGAATCTTGAACTTCCTCTTGATGCCAGTCTGGACAGCCTTTTACACACGACCGGTCAGATAAGGAAGTACAACGAGACTCGACAAACCAACACGTCCTGTTTCTTCATTGCCACCTT AAAGCTCTATAAGATTATGGGCACGGTTGTTCAGAAACTGTATGGGCAGAACTTGGATGAAGAAATTATAGAAGAGAGTGGAGTTCAGATGCAGGACATGTTCCTCATTGAAGAGGACCTGAACAGTTGGAAAATGGGCCTGCCTGAGAAGCTACTTCTACAGCCTTGGGTAAACTCTGGGTCGAGGGAACGGCCCCAGCCACCTTATCATCCGGTATTTGCCCGCCTTAGTGTTGTGACTCAGCTGCGATATCTCAACATACGGATTCTGCTCCACCGTCCGGTGCTGAGTCATCTGCTGTGGAAGAGAAGGACTCGCTCCTTGGAAAGAAACAGGGAGAAGAACTTTAGGGAGGAAACGTGGAACTCGAGCGTCATGGTCTGCCAGGACTCTGCGACAAAAATCATTGACATCATCCATTGCATGGCTGATTCGGTGGATCTTCTAGGGGCTTGGTGGTACTCTGTATATTTCA CTTTCAATGCCGCACTTATCATCTTCGGCTGCATTCTACTATCACTCGACACGCGCCACGACACCTCGTCTCCCACGGCTGACCTTGGAGCAGATCCAAAGCTCTTCTCAGAGCTGACACGAGCTATTGAAGTGACTGAGAGAGTTGGAAAGGATGCAAAGCCAGCTAGACAAGTGCTGGCGATTCTAACAAAAATTGTCAAAATCTGTCTGAGACCAG AAACAAAGACCTCCCTCGGCACGAGCGAAGGTGTGGCTATTGGGACATCGTTCAACCCACAAGAGCCAGTAGCACCGGCATCAACGTGCATGATTGATCCTCTAGAGAGCTCAACTCAGTGGTGGGGGGAAGAGAATCTTGAAGAACTAGGAGACATAGTTGGTGTTGATCCCGGTCTTATTAGTTTGATGACAATGTGA
- a CDS encoding amidohydrolase family-domain-containing protein — translation MSDKDLLNAAHNSVAYINGRVYTVNKTLPWAEAFIVDSNGIFSAVGNTREIVAAAKAASMVVYNLKGRFVMPGIHDAHVHTIVSGSGLLNWAQTGYDVTRDNVVEHWIFGGAGFGFENFDRSLLDKDYPDTPVVLLGVGCHDWYTNTAALRRAGYDVEQGEVDPIGGKHELRPDGSLTGELKDQAGNRLMAALPKPAKAHIKRVVKRAIVEMHRHGVTSCQDASSTEMFLTALSELEAEGNLKMQFATHCLYKNEWLTGEIQVPADKLILNADKYQSRHVDTRFVKMMMDGACAPSLMSHSDVDDNGMPDQSKILLPNAAELVQRFDARGMTCKIHCMGYGGARTALDAFKSVREKQPGGPRHEVAHCTRVLPEDYKRFKRLNITAEMSPSGFFDTSQSENMRLFQYDFERMLAEEAHITIGSDWAHGLELPMFRNTAILVKKIGAEKVLEMITLAGAVATRREKEAGSIEAGKVASFICVDRDLTHGDFQNAKVLKTWFEGEVVYDAANELV, via the exons ATGTCGGACAAAGACTTGCTTAACGCTGCTCACAACTCGGTTGCCTACATAAATGGCCGGGTTTATACTGTCAACAAGACCCTGCCATGGGCCGAAGCTTTTATCGTGGATTCCAATGGAATATTCAGCGCCGTCGGCAATACACGCGAGATCGTTGCTGCTGCTAAGGCAGCCTCGATGGTGGTATACAATCTGAAAGGCAGATTTGTTATGCCTGGAATCCATGATGCCCATGTGCATACCATCGTGTCAGGCTCCGGTTTGTTGAATTGGGCTCAGACCGGATATGATGTTACCAGAGATAATGTCGTCGAGC ATTGGATCTTTGGAGGTGCTGGTTTTGGGTTCGAGAATTTTGATCGCAGCCTCCTCGACAAAGATTACCCGGATACCCCTGTGGTCCTCCTGGGTGTGGGTTGCCACGATTGGTACACTAATACGGCTGCTCTCCGACGCGCTGGTTATGATGTCGAACAAGGTGAGGTAGACCCTATTGGAGGGAAGCATGAGCTCAGGCCAGACGGGAGCCTCACGGGAGAGCTGAAAGATCAAGCAGGGAACCGCCTAATGGCAGCTCTGCCTAAACCAGCCAAAGCGCATATCAAGAGAGTCGTCAAGCGTGCAATCGTCGAGATGCATCGTCATGGAGTTACCTCTTGTCAGGATGCGTCGTCTACGGAAATGTTCCTCACAGCTCTCAGTGAGCTTGAGGCAGAGGGAAACCTTAAGATGCAGTTTGCCACTCACTGCCTATACAAAAATGAATGGCTTACAGGAGAAATTCAAGTGCCGGCGGATAAGCTCATCTTGAACGCTGATAAGTATCAGAGCCGACATGTCGATACTAGGTttgtcaagatgatgatggacggGGCCTGCGCGCCGAGCCTGATGAGTCACTCTGATGTCGATGATAATGGCATGCCGGACCAGAGCAAGATTCTTCTACCAAATGCTGCCGAGCTCGTGCAGAGATTCGATGCCAGAGGGATGACTTGCAAGATTCACTGCATGGGCTACGGTGGTGCGAGGACGGCACTTGACGCTTTCAAGAGCGTTCGTGAAAAGCAACCGGGCGGCCCTCGCCATGAGGTTGCACACTGCACTCGAGTTCTTCCAG AGGATTATAAGAGATTCAAAAGACTGAATATCACTGCCGAGATGTCCCCTTCTGGATTCTTCGATACTTCCCAATCTGAAAACATGCGCTTGTTTCAGTACGATTTTGAGCGAATGCTCGCAGAAGAGGCGCATATAACTATTGGAAGTGACTGGGCCCATGGATTGGAACTCCCTATGTTCCGTAATACGGCGATTTTGGTAAAGAAGATTGGTGCAGAGAAGGTCTTGGAAATGATCACTTTAGCAGGTGCTGTAGCGACTAGAAGAGAAAAG GAAGCTGGATCAATTGAGGCCGGCAAAGTTGCAAGCTTTATATGCGTCGACAGAGATCTCACTCATGGAGATTTCCAGAACGCAAAGGTGCTGAAGACTTGGTTCGAAGGAGAGGTTGTTTATGACGCTGCAAATGAGCTAGTATAG